One segment of Massilia sp. Se16.2.3 DNA contains the following:
- a CDS encoding tryptophan halogenase family protein, whose translation MQETKHEHAGGRPIRRVVIAGGGTAGWMMAAGLSKSLGKLLDIKLVESDEIGTVGVGEATIPTLMNFHHLLEINEQEFMAATGATFKLGISFENWRNVGEDYIHSFGSTGIDHWTAGFQHFWHKGRERGLAGDFGNYCLELRAAQENRFAHLPKDGMNYAYHLDASAYARYLRKFSERFGVQRIEGKIVDVALDGPGGDIGSIRLDSGTVLEGDLFIDCTGFRGLLIGQALGIEYEDWSHWLFNDSAAALQTPRQGPAVPMTRAIARDAGWQWRIPLQHRVGNGIVFSRRFTDDEAAVKTLLANIEGEPLMAPRVIRFQPGQRKKVWHRNCIAVGLASGFLEPIESTSIHLIQRSIIRLMQCFPTQGIQPSDVEEFNRQTETDIASIRDFIILHYKVTNRRDTPYWRAAAEMAVPASLQHRIDLFRETGRVFRIANELFAENSWIQVMLGQGIMPQQHHQTADLMGDEELAHFLNGISQGIERTVAQLPPHEAYVRQYCAA comes from the coding sequence ATGCAAGAGACGAAGCATGAACATGCAGGGGGCCGGCCAATCCGGCGCGTCGTGATTGCCGGGGGCGGCACGGCAGGCTGGATGATGGCGGCCGGCCTGTCGAAATCGCTCGGCAAGCTGCTCGACATCAAACTGGTCGAGTCCGACGAGATCGGCACGGTGGGCGTGGGCGAAGCGACCATTCCGACGCTGATGAATTTCCACCACCTCCTCGAAATCAACGAGCAGGAGTTCATGGCCGCCACCGGCGCCACCTTCAAGCTCGGCATCAGTTTCGAGAACTGGCGCAACGTGGGCGAAGACTACATCCACTCCTTCGGCTCCACCGGCATCGACCACTGGACCGCGGGCTTCCAGCATTTCTGGCACAAGGGCCGCGAGCGCGGCCTGGCCGGCGACTTCGGCAACTACTGCCTGGAGCTGCGCGCGGCCCAGGAAAACCGCTTCGCGCACCTGCCGAAGGACGGCATGAACTATGCCTACCACCTGGACGCCAGCGCCTATGCCCGCTACCTGCGCAAATTTTCGGAGCGCTTCGGCGTGCAGCGCATCGAAGGCAAGATCGTCGACGTGGCGCTCGATGGCCCCGGCGGCGACATCGGCTCGATCCGGCTCGACTCGGGCACCGTGCTCGAAGGCGACCTGTTCATCGACTGCACCGGTTTCCGGGGCCTGCTCATCGGCCAGGCCTTGGGCATCGAATACGAGGACTGGTCGCACTGGCTGTTCAACGACAGCGCGGCGGCACTGCAGACGCCGCGCCAGGGACCGGCCGTGCCCATGACGCGGGCGATCGCGCGCGACGCGGGCTGGCAATGGCGCATCCCGCTGCAGCACCGTGTCGGCAACGGCATCGTGTTTTCGCGCCGCTTCACCGACGACGAGGCGGCAGTCAAGACACTTCTGGCCAACATCGAAGGCGAGCCCCTGATGGCTCCGCGCGTGATCCGCTTCCAGCCGGGCCAGCGCAAGAAGGTCTGGCACCGCAACTGCATCGCCGTCGGCCTGGCGAGCGGCTTCCTCGAGCCGATCGAATCGACCAGCATCCACCTGATCCAGCGCAGCATCATCCGCCTGATGCAGTGCTTCCCGACGCAGGGCATCCAGCCTTCCGACGTCGAGGAATTCAACCGCCAGACCGAGACCGATATCGCGTCCATCCGCGACTTCATCATCCTGCACTACAAGGTGACGAACCGCCGCGACACGCCCTACTGGCGTGCTGCCGCCGAGATGGCGGTACCGGCCTCGCTGCAGCACCGCATCGACCTGTTCCGCGAAACAGGGCGCGTATTCCGCATCGCGAACGAGCTGTTCGCGGAGAACTCGTGGATCCAGGTCATGCTGGGCCAGGGCATCATGCCGCAGCAGCACCATCAAACGGCCGACCTGATGGGCGACGAGGAGCTGGCGCATTTCCTGAACGGGATCAGCCAGGGCATCGAACGCACCGTGGCGCAGCTGCCGCCGCACGAAGCCTACGTCCGCCAGTACTGCGCCGCGTAG
- a CDS encoding HD-GYP domain-containing protein, with protein MRRELEALRFAPAMTVMLTMIGRGNGDLRHVAEVAALSLAFATHARLAPDGVRVAAMAGVLHDIGELYIDPDLINASRVLSSEEWSHVIVHPHIGRLLIQDLESCPAAVGIAVSEHHERLNGTGYPRAMIAGQSSVAGQLVASAELISGLLHKPNALQRAELAMKIVSGEHPRMVSAIISQASRTPGAQAFELASATIDDDEVIRLSQRMADAAELAAQLARGAGLAPRHLDLMLRTRERLHMVQRAFMSTGLDMHVAALAGAPLDHHEVFESELALREISWRVRDIGRDLVLQLGAARTSIPQAGQLVALLCG; from the coding sequence GTGCGGCGCGAACTCGAAGCGCTGCGCTTTGCGCCGGCGATGACGGTGATGCTGACCATGATCGGCCGCGGCAACGGCGACCTGCGCCACGTCGCCGAGGTGGCGGCGCTGTCGCTCGCCTTTGCGACGCACGCGCGCCTGGCGCCCGACGGGGTACGGGTGGCGGCGATGGCGGGTGTGCTGCACGATATCGGCGAGCTCTATATCGATCCCGACCTGATCAATGCGAGCCGGGTGCTGAGCTCTGAAGAATGGTCGCACGTGATCGTGCATCCCCATATCGGACGGCTGCTCATCCAGGACCTGGAATCCTGCCCGGCGGCGGTCGGCATTGCCGTCTCCGAACACCATGAACGCCTGAATGGCACGGGCTACCCGCGCGCCATGATCGCAGGGCAGAGCAGCGTCGCCGGGCAGCTCGTCGCCAGCGCCGAGCTCATCTCCGGGCTGCTGCACAAGCCGAACGCGCTGCAGCGCGCCGAACTGGCAATGAAGATCGTCAGCGGCGAGCATCCGCGCATGGTCTCGGCCATCATCTCCCAGGCCAGCCGTACGCCCGGTGCGCAAGCCTTCGAGCTCGCCTCGGCCACGATCGACGACGACGAGGTCATCCGGCTGTCGCAGCGCATGGCCGACGCGGCGGAACTGGCGGCGCAACTGGCGCGCGGCGCCGGGCTCGCGCCCAGGCACCTCGACCTGATGCTGCGCACCCGCGAACGCCTGCACATGGTCCAGCGCGCCTTCATGTCCACGGGGCTCGACATGCACGTCGCCGCGCTCGCGGGCGCACCCCTCGATCACCACGAAGTATTCGAAAGCGAGCTGGCCCTGCGCGAGATCAGCTGGCGGGTCCGCGACATCGGCCGCGATCTCGTACTCCAGCTGGGCGCCGCCCGGACCTCGATTCCCCAGGCCGGGCAACTGGTCGCGCTGCTCTGCGGGTGA
- a CDS encoding tryptophan halogenase family protein: MTSSPIKHVVIVGGGSAGWLTAAVIAADHRASDADGLRVTLIESPDVAPIGVGEGTWPSMRDTLRRIGVSESDFFRECDAAFKQGSRFDGWATGAAVDYYFHPFTLPPGYGEADLAARWQEAHAAVPFADLASFQPHLCTAGRAPKQAATPEFAAVANYGYHLDAGKFGQFLKKHCLERLGVHYVPDHVLAIASHENGDIAALRTAHHGLLAGDLFVDCTGMRSLLLGQHYDTPFLSQRHVLFNDSALAVQVPYTFEDSPIASQTTSTAQQAGWIWDIGLPGRRGVGHVYSSAHTSDEDAERALRSYVAATGGPADCAPPRRIGFQPGYRARFWQRNCVAIGLSAGFIEPLEASALALVELSAAMLSDEMPATRDTMDIVARRFNEVFRYRWERVIDFLKLHYVLSRRTDSSYWHDNRQRESIPASLSELLALWQHRAPMRGDFPRIEEVFPAASYQYILYGMGAAVPPTGTRRRDSAAADGYFREAAELTRRMLKALPTNRELIDHVRRHGLPRI, encoded by the coding sequence ATGACGAGTAGTCCGATCAAGCACGTGGTCATCGTCGGCGGCGGTTCGGCCGGCTGGCTGACGGCTGCCGTCATCGCGGCCGACCACCGCGCCAGCGATGCCGATGGCCTGCGCGTCACCCTGATCGAGTCGCCCGACGTGGCCCCGATCGGCGTCGGCGAAGGCACCTGGCCCTCGATGCGCGATACGCTGCGCCGCATCGGCGTATCGGAATCGGATTTCTTCCGCGAGTGCGACGCCGCCTTCAAGCAGGGCTCGCGCTTCGACGGCTGGGCCACGGGCGCGGCCGTCGATTATTACTTCCACCCCTTTACGCTGCCCCCGGGCTATGGCGAGGCCGACCTGGCCGCGCGCTGGCAGGAAGCCCATGCGGCCGTGCCCTTCGCCGACCTGGCCAGCTTCCAGCCGCACCTGTGCACCGCCGGGCGCGCGCCGAAACAGGCGGCGACGCCGGAATTCGCGGCCGTGGCCAACTACGGCTACCACCTGGACGCCGGCAAGTTCGGCCAGTTCCTGAAAAAACACTGCCTCGAGCGGCTCGGCGTGCACTACGTGCCGGACCACGTGCTGGCGATCGCATCGCACGAGAACGGCGACATCGCCGCGCTGCGCACGGCGCATCATGGCCTCCTCGCGGGCGATTTGTTCGTCGACTGCACCGGCATGCGCTCGCTGCTGCTGGGCCAGCATTACGACACGCCTTTCCTTTCGCAGCGCCACGTGCTGTTCAACGACAGCGCTCTGGCCGTGCAGGTTCCCTACACGTTTGAGGACAGCCCGATCGCTTCGCAAACCACGTCCACCGCCCAGCAGGCCGGCTGGATCTGGGACATCGGCCTGCCCGGCCGGCGCGGCGTCGGCCATGTATATTCGAGCGCGCACACGAGCGATGAGGATGCCGAGCGCGCGCTGCGCAGCTACGTGGCCGCCACAGGTGGCCCGGCTGACTGCGCCCCGCCGCGCAGGATCGGCTTCCAGCCCGGCTACCGCGCGCGCTTCTGGCAGCGCAACTGCGTCGCCATCGGCCTGTCGGCCGGCTTCATCGAGCCGCTCGAAGCCTCGGCGCTGGCCCTGGTCGAATTGTCCGCCGCGATGCTGAGCGACGAGATGCCGGCTACCCGCGACACCATGGACATCGTCGCGCGCCGCTTCAACGAGGTCTTCCGCTATCGCTGGGAGCGCGTCATCGATTTCCTGAAACTGCACTATGTACTGAGCCGCCGTACGGACTCGAGCTACTGGCACGACAACCGTCAACGCGAATCGATTCCGGCCAGCCTGAGCGAGCTGCTGGCCCTGTGGCAGCACCGGGCGCCAATGCGCGGCGACTTCCCCCGCATCGAGGAAGTGTTCCCGGCGGCGAGCTACCAGTACATCCTGTACGGGATGGGCGCCGCCGTTCCACCGACCGGCACGCGGCGCCGCGACAGCGCTGCCGCCGACGGCTACTTCCGCGAAGCGGCCGAACTGACCCGGCGCATGTTGAAAGCCCTGCCAACGAACCGCGAACTGATCGACCATGTCCGGCGCCACGGTCTGCCGCGCATCTGA
- a CDS encoding OmpA family protein produces the protein MKRTAMMRLSTLVLPLFIAASLTACKRNQTESQEPAKEAPAAAAQPATTPAPAATPEAPAATPAADAVKPFDLNSVPVTTKALPPFPYVAMPAELKPSDVRTDREHDFDRAYVIAGEELRKVEGKVIRREFTLSDLKWSSLAAHRNYETALKALGATRVDTVHPRNEKFIERNGGSYQAVYNKMDLPYIDAGEDADTPNFEQWLIRTPQTNIWISFWVDGGEIGVLAVEEKAMQQQVSALPAAELSSALKKDGHVALYLNFDTDSQVIRQDSLPAVDEVVKLMQGEPSLKLRVEGHTDASGDAAHNRKLSLARAESVVKAITAKQVAADRLTAVGKGPDQPLADNTTEEGKARNRRVELVRV, from the coding sequence ATGAAACGAACTGCCATGATGCGTCTCTCGACACTTGTCCTGCCCCTGTTCATTGCCGCCAGCCTGACGGCCTGCAAACGCAACCAGACCGAATCGCAGGAGCCGGCCAAGGAAGCGCCGGCGGCCGCTGCACAGCCCGCAACCACGCCCGCCCCCGCTGCCACCCCTGAGGCCCCTGCCGCCACCCCGGCTGCGGACGCGGTGAAGCCCTTCGACCTGAATTCGGTCCCGGTAACGACCAAGGCCTTGCCGCCTTTCCCGTATGTCGCCATGCCTGCTGAGCTGAAACCCAGCGACGTGCGCACGGACCGGGAACACGATTTCGATCGCGCCTACGTCATCGCCGGCGAAGAACTGCGCAAGGTCGAAGGCAAGGTCATCCGCCGGGAGTTCACGTTGAGCGACCTGAAGTGGTCGAGTCTGGCAGCGCACCGCAACTATGAAACGGCCCTGAAGGCCCTCGGTGCGACGCGGGTCGACACCGTCCACCCGAGGAACGAGAAATTCATCGAGCGCAATGGCGGAAGTTACCAGGCCGTGTACAACAAGATGGACCTTCCCTATATCGATGCGGGCGAGGATGCGGATACGCCCAATTTCGAGCAATGGCTGATCCGGACGCCCCAGACCAACATCTGGATCTCGTTCTGGGTTGACGGCGGCGAGATCGGTGTCTTGGCCGTCGAAGAAAAGGCAATGCAGCAGCAGGTGAGCGCCTTGCCTGCCGCAGAGCTGTCTTCCGCCCTGAAGAAGGACGGCCACGTCGCCCTGTACCTGAACTTCGATACCGACAGCCAGGTCATCCGCCAGGACAGCCTGCCGGCGGTCGACGAGGTCGTCAAGCTGATGCAGGGCGAACCGAGCCTGAAGCTGCGCGTCGAAGGCCATACCGATGCCAGCGGCGACGCCGCGCACAACCGCAAGCTGTCGCTGGCGCGTGCCGAGTCGGTCGTCAAGGCGATCACCGCCAAACAGGTTGCGGCGGACCGCCTTACCGCCGTCGGCAAGGGCCCGGACCAGCCGCTGGCCGACAACACGACCGAAGAAGGCAAGGCAAGGAACCGTCGCGTGGAGTTGGTGCGGGTGTGA
- a CDS encoding SapC family protein → MSKPVLLNNIDHKDLRVILDRGAAYGDAVMSALTFPDEFRTLQAHYPVVFQKTQDGTSFQALALFGFQEGENLFLEGERWDAIDLPLTLERQPFLIGVDGEELMVHVDMASPRISAAAGEPEGEAKAEAVFMPHGGNSDYLERMNSTLLAIHLGLQRAKGFMAALLEHELLESFVFDIELDDGSQNRLWGFYTINEERLAALDGAALERLHRDGYLQPIYMAIASLSNLRNLVERKNRRNRESHQRNQTLAYAAAG, encoded by the coding sequence ATGTCCAAACCAGTCTTGCTGAACAATATCGACCACAAGGACCTGCGGGTGATCCTTGACCGCGGCGCGGCCTATGGCGACGCGGTCATGTCCGCCCTCACCTTCCCGGACGAATTCCGTACGCTGCAGGCCCACTACCCGGTCGTCTTCCAGAAGACGCAGGATGGCACGAGCTTCCAGGCGCTGGCGCTGTTCGGTTTCCAGGAGGGCGAAAACCTGTTCCTGGAAGGCGAACGCTGGGACGCGATCGACCTGCCCCTGACGCTCGAGCGCCAGCCCTTCCTGATCGGCGTCGATGGCGAAGAGCTGATGGTCCACGTCGACATGGCCAGCCCGCGCATCAGCGCGGCCGCAGGCGAGCCCGAGGGCGAGGCCAAGGCCGAGGCCGTCTTCATGCCGCACGGCGGCAACAGCGACTACCTGGAACGCATGAATTCGACGCTGCTGGCGATCCACCTCGGCCTGCAGCGCGCCAAGGGCTTCATGGCCGCCCTGCTGGAGCACGAGCTGCTCGAGTCCTTTGTCTTCGACATCGAGCTCGACGACGGTTCGCAAAACCGCCTGTGGGGCTTCTACACCATCAACGAGGAGCGCCTGGCGGCGCTCGACGGCGCTGCCCTGGAACGCCTGCACCGGGACGGCTACCTGCAGCCGATCTACATGGCGATCGCCTCGCTGTCGAACCTGCGCAACCTGGTCGAGCGCAAGAACCGCAGGAACCGCGAAAGCCATCAGCGCAACCAGACCCTGGCCTATGCTGCCGCAGGCTAA
- a CDS encoding cupin-like domain-containing protein, protein MLPQAKPIREIDGSAPGVLTDALLTSLEPVVLRGLVAHWPFVAAARTSFHAASSYLRRHYRDASVIAMLGGPDIGGRFFYNEDLSGFNFAPLKVKLDAVLGELHGHYDNPAPPAIYVGSTTVDTCLPGFRFENDVGLGGRDALASIWIGNRTRIAAHYDLPDNLACVAAGRRRFTLFPPEQLPNLYIGPLDFTPAGQSISLVDFHAPDLARFPRFAQAMEHAQVAELDAGDALFIPSMWWHHIEALDAFNVLVNYWWRQSPEYMDTPINALMHALMSIRDMPLEQRRAWHGLFRHYVFEADEDTAAHIPAPARRILAPLDDDTTRLLRAQLLKRMNR, encoded by the coding sequence ATGCTGCCGCAGGCTAAGCCGATACGCGAGATCGACGGCAGCGCGCCCGGGGTCCTCACCGACGCGCTGCTGACATCGCTCGAACCCGTCGTGCTGCGCGGGCTGGTGGCGCACTGGCCATTTGTTGCCGCCGCGCGCACGTCCTTCCATGCCGCCAGCAGCTACCTGCGCCGCCATTACCGCGATGCGAGCGTGATCGCAATGCTGGGCGGGCCGGACATCGGGGGCCGCTTCTTCTACAACGAGGATTTGAGCGGCTTCAATTTCGCGCCGCTCAAGGTGAAACTCGACGCGGTGCTGGGCGAGCTGCACGGCCATTACGACAATCCGGCGCCGCCGGCCATCTATGTCGGCTCGACCACCGTCGACACCTGCCTGCCGGGTTTTCGGTTTGAAAACGACGTCGGCCTGGGCGGCCGCGACGCGCTTGCCAGCATCTGGATCGGCAACCGCACCCGCATCGCCGCCCATTACGACCTGCCCGACAACCTGGCCTGCGTGGCCGCGGGACGCCGGCGCTTCACGCTCTTCCCACCCGAGCAGCTGCCCAACCTGTACATCGGGCCGCTGGATTTCACGCCGGCAGGCCAGTCCATCAGCCTGGTCGATTTCCATGCACCCGACCTGGCGCGCTTCCCCCGCTTCGCGCAGGCCATGGAGCACGCCCAGGTCGCGGAACTCGACGCTGGCGACGCCCTCTTCATTCCCAGCATGTGGTGGCACCACATCGAAGCGCTGGACGCCTTCAACGTGCTGGTCAATTACTGGTGGCGCCAGTCGCCGGAATACATGGACACGCCGATCAACGCCCTGATGCACGCCTTGATGAGCATCCGCGACATGCCGCTCGAACAGCGCCGCGCCTGGCACGGCCTGTTCCGCCATTACGTGTTCGAAGCCGATGAGGACACGGCGGCGCACATACCGGCACCGGCCCGGCGCATCCTCGCGCCGCTGGACGACGACACCACGCGCCTGCTGCGGGCGCAATTATTAAAGCGGATGAACCGCTGA
- a CDS encoding b-glycosidase, translated as MASRPGIFPTFFLSGFECSSFLWSEERVRRDLVAETEHDRHTAEDYRILNSLGIGVAREGIPWPLVDRGEGYDFSRIDPPIEAMNASKITPIWDLCHYGYPDDLDPFSDAFVDRFARYCRACAEYVVPKLRGPHFFTPINEITFFSFCAGEWGWAAPYRRSREDRMRLRLALCRAAIAGVKAIREVDPGARMVHIDPLVQVVAPRGRPDLVEAARHETMVDTFLAWDIIGGRAHPEFGGSPEILDIVGANNYSFGQMEYREHGPHAALPPGDERIVPLCEMLDTVWQRYRRPMIIGETSGLGQGRDSWLRDVMGESLAAVRRGMDLQGVCLFPAVDMPDWHSGEWVHNGICDLVRENGVLKRVPDPDYVAELRRWQKELNRVTTLDQDPYSDPVELQDVIDAAHRLNMQPDKNWC; from the coding sequence ATGGCCAGCCGTCCCGGCATTTTCCCGACATTCTTTCTCTCGGGCTTCGAGTGCTCCAGCTTCCTGTGGAGCGAGGAGCGTGTCCGGCGCGACCTGGTCGCGGAAACGGAACACGACCGCCACACGGCCGAGGATTACCGGATACTGAACAGCCTGGGCATCGGCGTGGCCCGCGAAGGCATTCCCTGGCCGCTGGTCGATCGCGGCGAGGGCTACGATTTTTCGCGTATCGATCCCCCCATCGAGGCCATGAACGCCTCGAAGATCACGCCGATCTGGGACCTCTGCCACTACGGCTACCCGGACGACCTCGATCCTTTTTCCGATGCCTTCGTCGATCGCTTCGCGCGCTATTGCCGCGCTTGCGCCGAATACGTGGTCCCGAAACTGCGCGGCCCGCACTTCTTCACGCCGATCAACGAGATCACCTTCTTTTCCTTCTGTGCCGGCGAATGGGGCTGGGCCGCGCCCTATCGCCGCAGCCGCGAAGACCGGATGCGCCTGCGCCTGGCCCTGTGCCGGGCGGCGATTGCCGGCGTCAAGGCGATCCGCGAAGTCGACCCGGGCGCGCGCATGGTCCACATCGACCCGCTGGTGCAGGTGGTGGCGCCGCGCGGTCGGCCCGACCTGGTCGAGGCGGCGCGCCACGAGACCATGGTCGATACCTTCCTCGCCTGGGACATCATCGGCGGCCGCGCGCACCCGGAGTTCGGCGGATCGCCCGAGATCCTGGACATCGTCGGCGCCAACAATTATTCCTTCGGCCAGATGGAATACCGCGAGCACGGGCCGCATGCGGCGCTGCCGCCCGGCGACGAGCGCATCGTGCCGCTGTGCGAGATGTTGGACACCGTCTGGCAGCGCTATCGCAGGCCGATGATCATCGGCGAAACCAGTGGCCTGGGCCAGGGCCGCGACAGTTGGCTGCGCGACGTCATGGGCGAATCGCTGGCGGCCGTGCGGCGCGGGATGGACCTGCAGGGCGTGTGCCTCTTCCCCGCGGTCGACATGCCGGACTGGCACAGTGGCGAGTGGGTACACAACGGCATCTGCGACCTGGTGCGGGAAAACGGTGTCCTCAAGCGGGTGCCGGACCCGGACTATGTCGCCGAATTGCGCCGCTGGCAGAAAGAGCTGAACCGGGTCACCACGCTCGACCAGGATCCCTACAGCGACCCGGTCGAACTGCAGGACGTGATCGATGCGGCGCACCGGCTGAATATGCAGCCCGATAAAAACTGGTGCTGA
- a CDS encoding sugar MFS transporter, with protein MENIARPAALAEAQPEQSQSQTGPLVILTILFFMWGLLTSLNDILIPHLKSIYTLTYLQAMLVQFCFFGAYFLVSMPAGALIRRIGYQKGAVTGLLIAAAGCALFYPAAQSGYGLFLFAFFVLASGITILQVAANPYVTVLGPARTASSRLTLTQAFNSLGTTVGPYVGGMLILSAAAVGADKIAAMSATEQAAHRAQEAATVQGPYLALAATLAILALLFAVVRLPKVDHAAGPAAAQAGEGSAWSYRHLVLGAVAIFVYVGGEVSIGSFLVNFLGEPQIAGMSHDAAYKYVSLYWGGALVGRFIGFAVMRYVSPGKTLAFNAFAVIALVLLATLGQGHLAMWALIAVGLFNSIMFPTIFSMALHGLGRHTGQGSGILCMAIVGGAIVPFIQGGLADRIGLQPSFLVPAACYLFILFYGVKYAGLHRQGDPA; from the coding sequence ATGGAAAACATCGCACGCCCCGCCGCGCTCGCCGAAGCGCAGCCGGAACAGAGCCAGTCGCAGACCGGCCCGCTCGTCATCCTCACCATCCTGTTCTTCATGTGGGGACTCCTGACCTCGCTGAACGACATCCTGATCCCGCACCTGAAATCGATCTATACGCTCACTTACCTGCAGGCGATGCTGGTCCAGTTCTGCTTCTTCGGCGCCTACTTCCTGGTGTCGATGCCGGCGGGCGCGCTGATTCGCCGCATTGGCTACCAGAAGGGGGCGGTCACTGGTCTCCTGATTGCCGCCGCCGGCTGCGCGCTGTTCTACCCGGCCGCGCAAAGCGGCTACGGGTTGTTCCTGTTCGCATTTTTTGTCCTGGCAAGCGGCATCACCATCCTGCAGGTGGCGGCCAACCCGTATGTCACGGTGCTGGGGCCGGCGCGCACGGCATCGAGCCGCCTGACGCTCACCCAGGCCTTCAACTCGCTCGGCACGACGGTCGGCCCGTATGTCGGCGGGATGCTGATCCTGTCTGCTGCCGCGGTCGGCGCCGACAAGATCGCGGCCATGTCCGCGACCGAACAGGCGGCGCACCGGGCGCAGGAAGCGGCCACCGTCCAGGGCCCCTACCTGGCGCTGGCGGCGACGCTCGCGATTCTGGCGCTGTTGTTTGCGGTCGTGCGGCTGCCGAAAGTCGACCATGCTGCAGGCCCGGCCGCGGCGCAGGCGGGCGAGGGTTCGGCCTGGTCCTACCGCCACCTGGTGCTGGGCGCGGTGGCGATCTTCGTCTATGTCGGCGGCGAAGTCAGTATCGGCAGCTTCCTGGTGAACTTCCTGGGCGAACCGCAGATCGCGGGCATGAGCCACGATGCGGCCTACAAGTATGTCAGCCTGTACTGGGGCGGGGCACTGGTGGGCCGCTTCATCGGCTTCGCCGTGATGCGCTACGTCAGCCCGGGCAAGACGCTCGCCTTCAATGCCTTTGCCGTGATCGCCCTGGTGCTGCTCGCCACCCTGGGGCAGGGACACCTGGCGATGTGGGCACTCATCGCGGTTGGACTGTTCAATTCGATCATGTTCCCGACCATCTTCAGCATGGCGCTGCACGGCCTGGGACGCCACACGGGGCAGGGTTCGGGCATTCTCTGCATGGCGATTGTCGGCGGCGCCATCGTGCCCTTCATCCAGGGCGGCCTGGCCGACCGCATCGGCCTGCAGCCTTCCTTCCTGGTACCGGCGGCCTGCTACCTGTTCATCCTGTTCTACGGCGTGAAGTACGCGGGACTGCATCGCCAGGGGGATCCGGCTTGA